In the Rhodothermales bacterium genome, one interval contains:
- a CDS encoding GH3 auxin-responsive promoter, producing the protein YQIRREAGAFLEPQIVPVPRGTFENWLKGTKERVSAQSKVLRMSEERQIADSVLTFAARLEHRS; encoded by the coding sequence ACTACCAGATACGGCGCGAGGCGGGCGCGTTTCTGGAACCACAGATTGTCCCGGTTCCCCGAGGCACGTTCGAGAACTGGCTCAAGGGCACGAAAGAGCGGGTCAGCGCGCAGTCGAAAGTCCTTCGTATGAGCGAGGAACGGCAAATCGCAGACAGCGTTCTTACGTTCGCGGCCAGGCTGGAACATCGCTCGTGA